The Xanthomonas sontii genome contains a region encoding:
- a CDS encoding NAD-dependent epimerase/dehydratase family protein, translating to MSAQARERLAEIGLIEWLRIGDEDAVHALLRDMRELGVRRLRTQFSWADWHTAEGERWYAWLMPLLSAHCEVLPCFCYTPPSLGLEPRTASPPRDSKAFADFIDQVVGRFGAGFEWIELWNEPNNLNDWDWHLDHDWQRFAEMIGQAAHWAHQLGKKTLLGGMCPTDPNWLALMAQRGALAHIDAVGVHGFPGTWDFRRRPWAEVLGDVRAVLAAHGLQPQVWLSETGYSTWRHDEIEQVRQLRETLDAPVERLYWYAARDLHGSISHQDGFHEDERHYHFGLRDERGRAKLLYRLWAEQGYDGIQALASLHHEHGANLSRAPRPDLAPAPTVAPRADAHAPIHTLPRSRGQDAVLITGGAGFIGTNLAARLLDSGRRVIVYDNLSRPGVEHNLQWLRRHYPGERLQVEVGDVRDRHLLGDAVAQAAQVFHLAAQVAVTSSLEDPSHDFEVNLRGTFNVLEAIRGARRPPPLLFTSTNKVYGALDDVALEADAQRYQPSDPLLRARGIDERRALDFHSPYGCSKGGADQYVLDYARSFGLQAVVLRMSCIYGPHQCGNEDQGWVAHFLIRALQGQPITVYGDGRQVRDLLFVDDLVEAFLQCQAQMPRLSGRAFNMGGGPANAASLREVLRRIESLVGHRLELAHAAPRVGDQRYYVSDTRAFAAATGWSPRVGAEAGIARLHRWLHTQAERAAPVSPPQRRIHAA from the coding sequence ATGAGCGCACAGGCACGCGAACGGCTGGCCGAGATCGGCCTGATCGAATGGTTGCGCATCGGCGACGAGGATGCGGTGCATGCGCTGTTGCGCGACATGCGCGAGCTCGGCGTGCGCCGGCTGCGCACCCAGTTCTCCTGGGCCGACTGGCACACCGCCGAAGGCGAGCGCTGGTACGCCTGGCTGATGCCGCTGCTGAGCGCCCACTGCGAGGTGCTGCCGTGCTTCTGCTACACCCCGCCATCGCTGGGGCTGGAGCCGCGCACGGCGTCGCCGCCGCGCGACAGCAAGGCCTTCGCCGATTTCATCGACCAGGTGGTGGGTCGCTTCGGCGCCGGCTTCGAGTGGATCGAACTGTGGAACGAGCCGAACAACCTCAACGACTGGGACTGGCACCTGGACCACGACTGGCAGCGCTTCGCCGAGATGATCGGCCAGGCCGCGCACTGGGCGCACCAGTTGGGCAAGAAGACCCTGCTCGGCGGCATGTGCCCGACCGATCCGAACTGGCTGGCGCTGATGGCGCAGCGTGGGGCGCTGGCGCACATCGACGCGGTCGGCGTGCACGGCTTTCCCGGCACCTGGGATTTCCGCCGCCGGCCGTGGGCGGAGGTGCTCGGCGACGTCCGCGCGGTGCTGGCCGCGCACGGTCTGCAGCCGCAGGTCTGGCTCAGCGAGACCGGGTATTCGACCTGGCGGCATGACGAGATCGAGCAGGTACGGCAGTTGCGCGAGACCCTGGATGCGCCGGTGGAGCGGCTGTACTGGTATGCCGCGCGCGACCTGCACGGCAGCATCAGCCACCAGGACGGTTTCCACGAGGACGAGCGCCACTATCACTTCGGCCTGCGCGACGAGCGCGGCCGCGCCAAGCTGCTGTACCGGCTGTGGGCCGAGCAGGGCTACGACGGCATCCAGGCGCTGGCGTCGCTGCACCACGAGCACGGCGCCAACCTGTCGCGCGCGCCGCGCCCGGACCTCGCGCCGGCGCCGACGGTCGCGCCACGCGCCGACGCGCACGCGCCGATCCACACCCTGCCGCGGTCGCGTGGGCAGGATGCGGTGCTGATCACCGGCGGCGCCGGCTTCATCGGCACCAATCTGGCCGCGCGCCTGCTCGACAGCGGACGCCGGGTCATCGTCTACGACAACCTGTCGCGCCCGGGCGTGGAGCACAACCTGCAGTGGCTGCGTCGCCACTATCCCGGCGAGCGTCTGCAGGTGGAAGTGGGCGACGTGCGCGATCGGCATCTGCTCGGCGATGCAGTGGCGCAGGCGGCGCAGGTGTTCCACCTGGCCGCGCAGGTGGCGGTGACCTCCAGCCTGGAGGATCCGTCGCACGACTTCGAGGTCAACCTGCGCGGCACCTTCAACGTGCTCGAGGCGATCCGCGGCGCGCGGCGCCCGCCGCCGCTGCTGTTCACCTCCACCAACAAGGTCTATGGCGCGCTGGACGACGTCGCTCTGGAAGCCGACGCGCAGCGCTACCAGCCGAGCGATCCGCTGCTGCGCGCGCGCGGCATCGACGAGCGCCGCGCGCTGGATTTCCACAGCCCCTACGGCTGCTCCAAGGGCGGTGCCGACCAGTACGTGCTGGACTATGCGCGCAGCTTCGGCCTGCAGGCGGTGGTGCTGCGGATGAGCTGCATCTACGGCCCGCACCAATGCGGCAACGAAGACCAGGGCTGGGTCGCGCATTTCCTGATCCGCGCGCTGCAGGGGCAGCCGATCACCGTATACGGCGATGGCCGCCAGGTCCGCGATCTGTTGTTCGTGGACGACCTGGTCGAGGCGTTCCTGCAATGCCAGGCGCAGATGCCGCGGCTGTCCGGGCGGGCGTTCAACATGGGCGGCGGCCCCGCCAACGCCGCCAGCCTGCGCGAGGTGCTGCGCCGGATCGAGTCGCTGGTCGGCCATCGCCTGGAACTGGCGCACGCGGCGCCGCGGGTCGGCGACCAGCGTTATTACGTCTCCGACACCCGCGCCTTCGCCGCGGCCACCGGCTGGTCACCTCGCGTCGGCGCCGAGGCCGGCATCGCCCGGCTGCACCGCTGGCTGCACACGCAGGCCGAGCGCGCCGCACCTGTTTCCCCACCGCAACGGAGGATCCACGCCGCATGA